One Flammeovirga agarivorans DNA window includes the following coding sequences:
- a CDS encoding S46 family peptidase has protein sequence MKKWIQFLLVMMLSLQAMASDFGNNKPLDEGMWLPMFISRLNHVDMKKEGLKLTAEEIYSVNNSSLKDAIVHFGGFCTGEIVSDKGLIFTNHHCGYGGIQSVSTVENDYLTNGFFAKSFDQEKAIDGLFVRFLQRMDDVSEKVNGELKGLSGVERQKKAAEVMAAIKEAKEKELNNDSYEVSVKSFFEGNEFYMFVYERFDDIRLVGTPPEAVGKFGGDTDNWMWPRHTGDFSIFRVYANKDNKPAKYSKDNVPYKPKHHLPVSINGVQKDDFAMIMGYPGSTDRYLTSEGVKQQIEVFNPLFVEMRDAILKTWRKHMDADPKVRLQYASKYASTANYWKYFIGQTKGLKRQHVIEKKQAEEAKFNQWISQDASRKKEFGDVTDMLKEGYEGKRDGRVAYVLLTQGGFRMEAVMQARRMGRFVGEATSEETSKISLEKAQEAALEQVEGFFKDYNYETDKALAVVLLRKYKEVLGRKENKNLPVPSVYEEIEREYDGSYEAYVEKAYTSSMFTDKGRLEAFIKNPNADTYNNDMLKVLHDEFFQSYMTVAQSEQEAQMKVDDGNRLYVKGIREMNPEKAYYPNANSTMRLTYGQVRDYIPGDAMFYAYYTTSKGLLEKEDPKNHEFVLPKEIKESVVKKDFGRYADQNGELRIAFITNNDITGGNSGSPVINGNGELIGLAFDGNWEAMSGDISFEPELQRCINVDVRYVLWIIDKVYGASNIVNEMTIVEGKKAKGKPYEALMPKKY, from the coding sequence ATGAAGAAATGGATACAATTTCTGCTTGTAATGATGTTGTCATTACAAGCTATGGCCAGTGATTTTGGAAACAACAAACCACTAGATGAGGGGATGTGGCTCCCTATGTTCATATCACGTCTAAATCACGTGGATATGAAAAAAGAGGGGCTAAAATTAACAGCTGAAGAGATTTACAGCGTAAACAACAGCTCTCTAAAAGATGCAATCGTTCATTTCGGCGGTTTCTGTACAGGTGAAATCGTTTCAGACAAAGGTCTAATTTTCACAAATCACCACTGTGGATATGGTGGAATTCAATCTGTAAGTACAGTAGAAAATGATTATCTAACAAACGGATTTTTTGCTAAATCTTTCGATCAAGAAAAAGCAATCGATGGACTTTTTGTTCGCTTTTTACAGAGAATGGATGATGTTTCTGAAAAAGTGAATGGTGAATTAAAAGGTTTATCAGGAGTTGAAAGACAAAAGAAAGCAGCAGAAGTAATGGCTGCCATCAAAGAAGCTAAAGAGAAAGAATTAAACAATGATAGCTATGAAGTATCAGTAAAATCTTTCTTTGAAGGAAACGAATTCTACATGTTTGTATACGAACGTTTCGATGATATTCGTCTTGTAGGTACTCCTCCAGAGGCTGTAGGTAAATTCGGTGGTGACACTGATAACTGGATGTGGCCAAGACACACAGGAGATTTCTCAATCTTCCGTGTTTATGCTAACAAAGACAACAAGCCTGCGAAGTACTCTAAAGATAATGTTCCTTACAAGCCTAAACATCACTTACCTGTTTCTATTAATGGTGTTCAGAAAGATGATTTCGCTATGATCATGGGATACCCTGGTTCTACGGATCGTTACTTAACATCTGAAGGTGTAAAACAACAAATCGAAGTGTTCAACCCACTATTTGTTGAAATGCGTGATGCTATCTTGAAAACTTGGAGAAAGCACATGGATGCAGACCCTAAAGTAAGATTGCAGTATGCATCTAAATATGCTTCTACTGCAAACTACTGGAAGTATTTCATTGGGCAAACTAAAGGTTTAAAACGTCAGCATGTTATTGAGAAAAAACAAGCTGAGGAAGCAAAATTCAACCAGTGGATCTCCCAAGATGCTAGCAGAAAGAAAGAATTTGGTGATGTTACTGACATGTTGAAAGAAGGATACGAAGGTAAACGTGACGGTAGAGTTGCTTACGTATTACTTACTCAAGGCGGTTTCCGTATGGAAGCAGTAATGCAAGCAAGAAGAATGGGAAGGTTTGTTGGTGAAGCAACAAGTGAAGAGACTTCTAAAATTTCATTAGAGAAAGCTCAAGAAGCAGCTTTAGAACAAGTGGAAGGTTTCTTTAAAGATTACAACTATGAAACAGATAAAGCATTAGCTGTAGTTCTTTTAAGAAAGTACAAAGAAGTATTAGGTCGCAAAGAAAATAAGAACCTTCCTGTACCAAGTGTTTACGAAGAAATTGAAAGAGAATATGACGGTAGCTACGAAGCATATGTAGAAAAAGCTTATACATCTTCAATGTTTACTGACAAAGGGCGCTTAGAAGCTTTCATCAAAAACCCTAATGCAGATACTTATAACAATGATATGTTAAAAGTATTACATGATGAGTTTTTCCAATCATACATGACAGTAGCTCAATCAGAACAAGAAGCACAAATGAAAGTAGACGATGGAAACAGATTGTATGTAAAAGGAATCAGAGAGATGAATCCAGAAAAAGCCTACTATCCAAATGCCAACTCTACGATGCGTTTAACTTATGGTCAAGTAAGAGATTACATTCCAGGTGATGCGATGTTCTATGCTTACTATACAACATCAAAAGGTTTATTAGAGAAAGAAGACCCTAAAAACCATGAATTTGTATTACCTAAGGAAATCAAAGAAAGTGTTGTAAAGAAAGATTTTGGTCGTTATGCTGATCAAAATGGCGAACTAAGAATTGCTTTCATTACTAACAATGATATTACAGGTGGTAACTCAGGTTCTCCAGTAATCAATGGTAATGGAGAATTAATTGGTTTAGCCTTTGATGGTAACTGGGAAGCGATGTCAGGTGACATCTCATTCGAGCCAGAATTACAACGTTGTATTAACGTTGATGTTCGCTATGTACTTTGGATTATCGATAAGGTATATGGAGCATCTAACATCGTTAATGAAATGACAATTGTTGAAGGTAAAAAAGCGAAAGGTAAACCTTACGAAGCATTGATGCCGAAAAAATACTAA
- a CDS encoding potassium/proton antiporter, with product MSVEFFILTFAVLIVIGILLYNPGKNFGIPAAIIFIGVALFIGNDQEFLFVYNNPNFTDIVSQLSLVTIIFVGGLHTEFKSIKGVMKEATLLSNLGVLVTTVALGVFVSYVTPLSITEGLLLAAIVSSTDSAAVFAVLESKNLKLKYGSDKVLEFESATNDPMAMILTLIFISILENPGELNYGEYILFFVKQIAIGLSVAFILYHFVKFIFKNLKFKEEGLIPIFLLALLVMIIELNSILGGNPLISAYLLGLSINTLQFQNKDTTLHFYNSLAWLAQSVMFLILGLELFPDKLLAAVPNAILPTLFLFFIARPAGVFISYLFIKTPVQKKVFVSWCGLKGATPIVFALMPLLHNLENAEMIFYIVSFMVLVSLIVHPLTLKPLAKKLNITE from the coding sequence ATGTCTGTAGAATTTTTCATTCTCACATTTGCTGTTCTGATTGTGATTGGTATTCTATTATACAATCCAGGGAAGAATTTTGGTATTCCTGCTGCAATAATTTTTATTGGTGTAGCACTTTTTATTGGAAATGATCAGGAGTTTTTGTTTGTATATAACAATCCGAACTTTACAGATATAGTCAGTCAGCTATCGTTAGTGACAATTATTTTTGTTGGTGGTTTACATACCGAATTCAAAAGTATTAAGGGAGTAATGAAAGAAGCTACTCTCCTTTCCAATCTTGGAGTATTAGTAACAACCGTAGCATTGGGTGTATTTGTTTCATATGTAACTCCTCTTTCCATAACAGAGGGCTTATTGTTGGCTGCTATCGTTTCATCTACAGACTCAGCTGCTGTTTTTGCAGTGCTAGAAAGCAAAAATTTAAAGTTGAAATATGGATCTGATAAGGTATTAGAATTTGAGTCTGCTACCAACGATCCAATGGCCATGATTCTTACTTTGATTTTCATCAGTATTTTGGAAAACCCTGGAGAGTTGAATTATGGTGAATATATTTTATTCTTTGTCAAGCAGATTGCGATTGGCCTAAGCGTAGCTTTTATATTATACCACTTTGTTAAGTTCATTTTCAAGAACTTAAAATTTAAAGAAGAAGGGTTAATTCCTATTTTTCTATTGGCTTTATTGGTCATGATCATAGAGCTAAACAGTATCTTAGGTGGTAATCCATTAATCAGTGCTTATTTATTGGGTTTATCAATTAATACTCTTCAGTTTCAAAATAAAGACACAACACTTCATTTTTATAATAGCTTAGCTTGGTTGGCACAATCAGTCATGTTTTTAATTTTGGGATTAGAATTATTTCCAGATAAATTATTGGCAGCTGTACCTAATGCTATCTTACCAACATTGTTCTTATTCTTTATTGCAAGACCTGCGGGAGTGTTTATCTCCTATCTCTTTATTAAAACACCGGTACAAAAGAAGGTTTTTGTCTCCTGGTGTGGTCTAAAAGGTGCGACTCCAATTGTTTTTGCACTTATGCCTTTATTGCATAATCTAGAGAATGCAGAAATGATCTTTTACATCGTAAGTTTTATGGTATTAGTCTCATTAATAGTGCATCCTCTAACACTTAAGCCACTGGCGAAGAAATTAAATATCACAGAATAA
- a CDS encoding NifU family protein → MENSTTGRPQQNITIYTEANPNPNSMKFMLSFMILKGGESYDFPSIEEAAVSPLAKELFGFDEVERIFYMSNFITITKKEGTPQWMEIIPKFKEFLLNYFEAEKPIFEDVDETIVETADSEAIKKIKGVLDEYIKPAVETDGGAIKFHSFNEETGVVKVLLQGACSGCPSSTFTLKMSIEQLLKRMVPQVTEVVAEGV, encoded by the coding sequence ATGGAAAATTCAACAACAGGGAGACCCCAGCAAAATATTACGATCTATACTGAAGCGAATCCAAACCCTAATTCAATGAAGTTCATGTTGAGCTTTATGATATTAAAAGGAGGAGAGAGTTACGACTTCCCAAGTATAGAAGAAGCTGCTGTATCACCATTAGCAAAAGAGCTTTTTGGTTTTGATGAAGTAGAGCGTATTTTCTATATGAGCAACTTCATTACAATCACAAAAAAAGAAGGCACTCCACAATGGATGGAAATCATTCCTAAATTCAAAGAGTTTTTATTAAACTACTTCGAAGCGGAGAAGCCAATTTTTGAAGATGTAGATGAAACAATCGTTGAAACGGCAGATTCTGAAGCTATCAAAAAAATCAAAGGAGTTTTAGACGAATACATTAAGCCAGCAGTTGAAACAGACGGTGGAGCCATTAAATTCCATTCATTCAATGAAGAAACTGGTGTAGTAAAAGTATTATTACAAGGAGCTTGTTCTGGATGTCCTTCATCTACATTTACTCTAAAAATGAGTATTGAACAACTTCTTAAAAGAATGGTACCTCAAGTAACTGAAGTGGTTGCAGAAGGTGTTTAA
- the lipA gene encoding lipoyl synthase translates to MIELPVISSEKKDKPKRRPDWLRVKLPIGKEYANVRKLVDKHKLNTICQSGNCPNMGECWGEGTATFMILGNICTRGCSFCAVATGRPTEYDAEEPKRVADAIHKMEVKHAVITSVNRDELKDRGAEIWYQTVVETKKLCPETTIETLIPDTRNNWDALYRMIEGGQEVISHNMETVKELYRAVRPQAKYDRSLEHIKRIVDAGRRSKTGVMLGLGETDEQIFRIMDDLAEVGLHVLTLGQYLQPTKMHHEVIEYIHPDKFDFLREEGLKRGIKYVESGPLVRSSYHAERHVNVPIK, encoded by the coding sequence ATGATAGAACTACCAGTAATCTCTTCGGAGAAAAAGGATAAGCCTAAACGTAGACCAGATTGGTTACGTGTAAAGTTGCCTATTGGAAAAGAATATGCGAACGTTCGTAAATTGGTAGACAAACATAAGTTGAATACAATTTGCCAAAGTGGTAATTGCCCGAACATGGGTGAGTGCTGGGGTGAAGGTACAGCAACATTTATGATTCTTGGTAATATCTGTACTCGTGGATGTTCTTTCTGTGCGGTAGCTACAGGTCGTCCAACAGAATATGATGCCGAGGAACCAAAACGTGTAGCAGACGCTATCCATAAAATGGAAGTAAAGCATGCGGTAATTACTTCTGTAAACCGCGATGAGCTTAAAGATAGAGGTGCAGAAATTTGGTATCAAACAGTTGTAGAGACGAAGAAACTTTGTCCTGAAACGACGATTGAAACACTTATTCCTGACACAAGAAACAATTGGGATGCCTTATATAGAATGATTGAAGGTGGTCAAGAAGTAATTTCACACAACATGGAAACAGTGAAAGAACTTTATAGAGCCGTTCGTCCACAAGCGAAATATGATCGTTCATTAGAGCATATCAAACGTATCGTAGATGCGGGTCGTCGTTCTAAAACTGGTGTAATGCTTGGTTTAGGTGAAACTGACGAGCAGATCTTCAGAATCATGGATGATCTTGCAGAAGTAGGATTGCATGTATTGACATTAGGTCAATATTTACAACCGACTAAGATGCACCATGAAGTAATTGAATACATACACCCTGACAAATTCGACTTCTTAAGAGAAGAAGGATTAAAGAGAGGTATCAAATATGTGGAATCTGGTCCATTAGTACGTTCTTCATACCATGCGGAACGTCACGTAAATGTGCCGATTAAGTAA
- a CDS encoding cytochrome b5 domain-containing protein, whose translation MEKITRSQLSLRNGQDKEEIWVAFEGKVYDMSNSRLWKNGKHYEHWAGQDLTPEMKDAPHTAFVFDKFDPIGELVD comes from the coding sequence ATGGAAAAAATCACAAGAAGCCAATTATCTCTCAGAAACGGTCAGGATAAAGAAGAAATCTGGGTTGCTTTCGAAGGAAAAGTATACGACATGTCTAACTCTAGATTATGGAAAAATGGAAAGCATTATGAACATTGGGCTGGCCAAGACCTTACTCCCGAAATGAAAGATGCTCCTCATACCGCATTTGTGTTTGATAAATTTGATCCTATTGGAGAGTTAGTCGATTAG
- a CDS encoding DUF3124 domain-containing protein yields MNKTIKLFLFCFPFLLLSCQEKPKEHLLLTSDRPAQKYVSKDSTPELVNKKSYYIPAYSNLYYQTGASKVYFTVVLSLRNTSSHENIYFTKIDYYNSDGELIRAYLEENLLIKPLGSAEFIVEFKERESGAGANFIVEYGTEKELINKPIIEAINMGYIGQQGFAFTSSAQLLN; encoded by the coding sequence ATGAATAAGACAATCAAACTATTTTTATTTTGTTTCCCTTTTTTATTGCTTTCTTGTCAGGAAAAACCAAAAGAGCATTTGTTATTAACTTCAGACAGACCTGCTCAGAAATATGTTAGTAAAGACTCTACACCTGAGTTGGTTAATAAAAAATCATATTATATACCGGCATATTCGAACTTATATTATCAAACGGGTGCTTCTAAAGTTTATTTTACTGTTGTCTTAAGTCTTCGTAATACAAGTAGTCATGAAAATATTTACTTTACTAAGATTGATTATTACAACAGTGATGGAGAGTTAATCAGAGCTTATTTGGAAGAGAATTTATTGATAAAACCATTGGGTTCAGCTGAGTTTATCGTTGAGTTTAAAGAGAGAGAAAGTGGTGCTGGAGCTAATTTTATTGTCGAATATGGTACAGAAAAAGAACTAATTAATAAACCAATTATTGAGGCAATTAATATGGGATATATCGGGCAACAAGGTTTTGCTTTTACATCTAGTGCACAGCTTCTAAACTAA